In the genome of Leptospira tipperaryensis, one region contains:
- a CDS encoding cyclic nucleotide-binding domain-containing protein, translating to MNKVQVPAGGIIFREGELNNAMYVILSGSVEVYFTRKNVVQRLAIMKKGDFFGEMALFRSLPRTATAKAILDCELAVIESKQQLERFLLNNPDFSAKMVRILADRLANTNAILISKLDEYASGELEFGNSEA from the coding sequence ATGAATAAGGTGCAGGTCCCTGCCGGCGGAATCATCTTTCGCGAAGGCGAACTGAATAACGCGATGTATGTGATTCTTAGCGGATCAGTCGAAGTTTATTTTACGCGTAAGAATGTGGTACAACGTCTTGCGATCATGAAAAAGGGAGACTTTTTCGGAGAGATGGCTCTTTTTCGTTCCTTGCCGAGAACCGCAACTGCCAAAGCCATTTTGGATTGCGAACTTGCGGTGATCGAAAGTAAACAACAACTGGAAAGATTCTTACTCAACAATCCGGATTTTTCCGCAAAGATGGTGCGTATTCTCGCGGATCGTCTTGCAAACACGAACGCGATTTTGATTTCTAAGTTGGACGAATACGCTTCGGGAGAATTGGAATTCGGAAATTCCGAAGCCTGA
- a CDS encoding NADPH-dependent FMN reductase, protein MKLAIISASHRKISQSAKVAEWMKARLLFFGHQVWTLDLGNQKLPVWDDSFWDGGAEWDKIWKPIESELDQADALVFVTPEYSGMASPGLKNFLLYCSNKIIGHKPVLIGAVSASRGGSYPVAELRMSSYKNTKVCYIPEHIIVRDAEKVLNGPDSVSQEDSYIRERIDFALKILVSYGEALKTVRASGLTVKKEFSNGM, encoded by the coding sequence ATGAAACTTGCCATCATCTCGGCGTCACATCGAAAAATATCGCAGTCTGCAAAGGTCGCGGAATGGATGAAAGCCAGACTTCTTTTTTTTGGTCATCAGGTTTGGACGCTGGATCTTGGAAATCAGAAGCTCCCTGTTTGGGATGATTCCTTTTGGGACGGCGGTGCTGAATGGGATAAGATTTGGAAACCGATCGAATCGGAATTGGATCAAGCGGACGCGCTGGTCTTTGTAACCCCCGAGTATTCCGGGATGGCCTCGCCTGGGTTAAAAAATTTTCTTCTCTATTGCAGCAATAAGATTATAGGTCATAAGCCCGTTTTGATTGGCGCGGTTTCGGCGAGCCGAGGCGGCAGTTATCCAGTCGCCGAACTCAGGATGAGCAGTTATAAAAATACGAAGGTTTGTTATATACCGGAACATATCATCGTAAGAGACGCGGAAAAAGTTCTGAACGGACCTGACTCGGTGAGCCAGGAAGATTCTTATATCCGAGAAAGGATCGACTTTGCACTCAAAATTTTGGTGAGTTACGGCGAGGCGTTGAAGACGGTTCGCGCATCCGGACTTACCGTGAAAAAAGAATTTTCAAACGGAATGTGA
- a CDS encoding ParB/RepB/Spo0J family partition protein, protein MAKRSEFAGMDLLTAFGEKESSKTEIQLSDIIPNPVQPRVFGKEEVSDLVESMKRLGLIEPIVVRKSGKKYQIVAGERRYQAAKVLKWNSIPAIETVASEEKCFEMALAENEKRKSLNPWEVGRAIQYLRKEKRKTAEEVSKVLGFTERYVKQLSSIARLDQKSVADLIKSGKDASVKNLEELLKQKEGRGGEMVSPRKTVPAKIILQLGKLTSQQREKFLKELSSLKKKYGLKD, encoded by the coding sequence ATGGCTAAACGTTCTGAATTTGCAGGAATGGATCTCCTCACCGCGTTCGGTGAAAAAGAATCTTCGAAAACAGAAATTCAACTTTCCGATATCATTCCCAATCCGGTTCAGCCGAGGGTTTTTGGGAAGGAAGAAGTATCCGATCTCGTAGAATCGATGAAACGTCTGGGCTTGATCGAGCCGATCGTAGTCAGAAAGTCCGGTAAAAAATATCAGATCGTCGCCGGAGAAAGAAGATATCAGGCCGCGAAAGTACTAAAGTGGAACTCGATTCCCGCGATCGAGACGGTAGCCTCCGAAGAAAAATGTTTTGAGATGGCCCTCGCGGAAAATGAAAAACGCAAAAGTCTCAATCCGTGGGAAGTTGGCAGGGCGATCCAGTATCTCAGAAAGGAAAAACGAAAGACCGCTGAAGAAGTTTCTAAGGTCCTCGGTTTTACGGAGAGATACGTAAAACAACTGAGTTCGATCGCCCGATTGGATCAGAAGTCGGTCGCGGATCTTATCAAGTCCGGAAAGGACGCTTCCGTAAAAAATTTAGAAGAACTACTAAAGCAGAAAGAAGGACGAGGGGGTGAAATGGTTTCACCCCGGAAAACCGTCCCGGCGAAAATTATTCTGCAGCTCGGAAAATTGACGTCCCAACAGAGAGAAAAATTCTTAAAAGAACTATCGTCCCTAAAAAAGAAATACGGACTCAAAGACTGA
- a CDS encoding acyltransferase, which translates to MNSHLQLFMDLFGLILLFAFFFFSNRSSQMLISSPQKDESKSGRSESIDFIRGLAITGIVFIHVNSYFQYFGPDQSASIATLALSNLARFSVPAFILSSGIFLKSTNFRDYWKSKILSLILPYFFVSLLAAYVKLGTLPDLGAFLSGLLLGTWCAPYYFVPLLFSFYLIFPLFSKIQTKLNTKKAILSILFLSLLVNLVSNHIFFLFSEGPIRTIEPILFTGFIFFFTFGMLAGKWFKQPKNFLALSEEKSSPLPYSMKKILWIGILIYLSALFLAGFVWKFDSSNHLLFYPLGMFLVLFFWAEKARVEKRHKTLIQIFTFVGKNSMGIFLLHPILIHLMHAWSPFEWGSAFSWILIPITAFVNVLLPLSAWLVVNKILEYPVKVVSTSPKI; encoded by the coding sequence ATGAATTCACATCTTCAGCTTTTCATGGATCTCTTCGGTCTGATTCTTCTATTCGCATTCTTCTTTTTTTCCAATCGTTCGTCTCAAATGTTAATTTCTTCTCCGCAGAAAGACGAGTCTAAAAGCGGAAGAAGCGAATCCATCGATTTTATCAGAGGCCTCGCGATCACTGGAATCGTTTTTATCCACGTCAATTCTTACTTTCAATACTTTGGGCCCGATCAAAGCGCGTCGATTGCGACTCTGGCTCTTTCCAATCTTGCAAGATTCAGCGTCCCGGCCTTTATCCTTTCGTCGGGAATTTTTTTGAAATCCACAAACTTTAGAGACTATTGGAAATCAAAGATCCTTTCACTGATTCTTCCATATTTCTTCGTAAGTCTGCTCGCGGCTTATGTGAAATTAGGAACGTTGCCGGATCTGGGGGCTTTTCTTTCCGGTTTGTTACTCGGAACCTGGTGTGCTCCGTATTATTTTGTTCCGCTTCTTTTTTCATTTTATTTGATCTTTCCTTTGTTTTCAAAGATCCAAACAAAACTTAACACGAAAAAGGCGATCCTTTCGATTCTATTCTTGAGCTTGTTGGTCAATTTAGTTTCCAATCACATCTTTTTCCTTTTTTCCGAAGGGCCGATACGAACGATCGAACCGATTTTGTTCACCGGATTTATATTCTTTTTCACCTTCGGAATGTTAGCTGGGAAGTGGTTTAAACAACCGAAGAATTTTTTGGCCCTCTCGGAAGAAAAATCCTCTCCCCTCCCCTACTCCATGAAAAAGATTCTCTGGATCGGAATTTTGATTTATCTTTCGGCGTTGTTTTTAGCCGGATTTGTCTGGAAGTTCGATTCTTCCAATCATCTTCTCTTCTATCCGCTCGGAATGTTTCTGGTTTTATTTTTCTGGGCGGAAAAAGCACGGGTAGAAAAGAGACATAAAACTCTGATTCAAATTTTTACCTTTGTGGGAAAGAATAGCATGGGGATTTTTCTTTTACATCCCATCCTCATCCATCTCATGCACGCGTGGAGTCCTTTTGAATGGGGATCCGCGTTCTCTTGGATTTTGATTCCGATCACGGCGTTTGTCAACGTGCTTCTACCGTTGTCGGCCTGGCTCGTTGTAAATAAAATCTTAGAATATCCGGTAAAAGTCGTTTCGACTTCGCCTAAAATCTAA